The Leptotrichia sp. OH3620_COT-345 genome segment TTTTATTTTATCTGATTTTTTCTATTAATACTGATATTTTATTATTCAATCCTTTTAAAAATTCTTTTGCTTTAGGATCAGTTATAGGTAACAGGGGCAGTCTCGGTACACCTGTTTCTACTCCTCTTAAATGAAGTATATATTTACATGCTCCATATAAAGAACCTACTGAAAGCAATCCTTTTATAATTTCATTCACTTCATTCTGCAGTTCTCTTGCTTTATCAAGTTCCTGATTTTTCATATATTCATCAAGTTTCATAAACAGTTCGGGCATTACTCCGTAAGTTCCTCCTATCCCTCCGTCAGCTCCGATTGCCTTTCCTGCTATGAACTGTTCATCAGGTCCGTTAAATACAAGAAAATCCTTTCCTCCCACAGATTTAAACTGTTGAAGTTCAAATGTACTTTCTGAGGAACATTTTATTCCTATTACTTTTTTTTGTTTAACCATTTCCTCAAATAATGTCATAGGCAAATTAAATCCTGTTGTTTGAGGTATATGGTATATTATAAAAGGTAAATCCGTACTATCTATCATTTCCTGCCAATGTACTCTTACAGATTCAGGTGAAAGTCTGTAATAAACTGCGGGTATTGATGAAACGGCATCAGCTCCGCATTTTTGTGCGTGCTGTGCAAGCCTTACACTTTCAAGTGTAGAATTAGCTCCTACATGAACTATTACTGTCAATTCACCTTTTACTTCCTCCATTACAGCTTCAACTACCTGCTTTCTTTCTTCTTCACTTTGTAATATTCCTTCTCCTGAACTTCCTCCTACATAAAGTCCTTTTACTTTTTTATCGGCATAATACCTTGCAAGCTTTTTAACTCTTTCTTTATCTACATTTCCATCATCATCATAGGCAGAATACATTGCCATAAAAATTCCTTTAAATTTTTCCAAATCAATTTTCATTTTTTTCCTTTCACTATTATATGTTATTTATTTTATTACGTCTACTCAAAAAGTGATACAATGCACCTAACAATCCAGCCTGATTCCCCTGTTTTGCCAATTTTATCTTTGTCTTTCTAAATATATCACTTATCATATTGTCATTTACGTATTGTCTTATTTTTTCTTCCAAATACTCCTTTTGTGCAGTTATTCCTCCTCCTATGACTACTATTTCAGGATTCAATAAATATATTATATTTCTTATACTTATGGAAAGATTTCTTATTAATTCGTCAATAACTTCAACACATATTTTATCTCCCTGTTTTGCCAGCTCAAAAATATGTAAACCGCTTATTTTCCCCTCTATTC includes the following:
- a CDS encoding dihydrodipicolinate synthase family protein gives rise to the protein MKIDLEKFKGIFMAMYSAYDDDGNVDKERVKKLARYYADKKVKGLYVGGSSGEGILQSEEERKQVVEAVMEEVKGELTVIVHVGANSTLESVRLAQHAQKCGADAVSSIPAVYYRLSPESVRVHWQEMIDSTDLPFIIYHIPQTTGFNLPMTLFEEMVKQKKVIGIKCSSESTFELQQFKSVGGKDFLVFNGPDEQFIAGKAIGADGGIGGTYGVMPELFMKLDEYMKNQELDKARELQNEVNEIIKGLLSVGSLYGACKYILHLRGVETGVPRLPLLPITDPKAKEFLKGLNNKISVLIEKIR